In Sciurus carolinensis chromosome 8, mSciCar1.2, whole genome shotgun sequence, the genomic stretch ATTTACCGAATACGGTGTTTTTAACAGAAGCCCACAAAAAATGAGGTTGTGCATTGATTGGTTGGTGAAAATGTGCCCAGAGATTGGCAGGACCCTGACTGTATTCCCCTAGAAGCAGTGATTCAGTGCTCACAGTGATGGCAAATGATCATGAGTTGGAGCTGTGGACATGTGGCAGCCAGGAGTCTAGGAAGTGCTGTTCCCCTGGGAACCGTCCCCTGGAGGTGGTGGGTGCTCTAGAGCCCTGTGTTCTGCTAACCATGCCCCTTCCTCCACATGGGTAGGTGGGAGCCATAATCATCACCCCCACTCGAGAGCTGGCCATTCAGATTGATGAGGTCCTTTCGCATTTCACGAAGCACTTCCCACAGTTCAGGTAAATTGGATGCAACATCTCTGTCAGCCACAGGCTACTGTTTTGCTCGACGTGCTCAAAGACCTGTTGCTCTCTTTTTTTAGCCAGATTCTTTGGATTGGAGGCAGGAACCCTGGAGAAGATGTCGAGAGGTTCAGGCGACAAGGGTGAGCTCGCCTGCTTCTGCTCCTCTCTGTTGCCCTTGGTGCTGCACTGGCGGCACCACGCATGGCTGAGGCCTGATGCCTGACGGAGAGTCCCTGAGCGCCCGCTGCCCAGAGGTGCTTCTGCAGGCCCAGCTCCTCGGGTCTTGCAGGTCAGCCAGTCCGGGCCACATCTGGCCCAGTCTGATTCTCTCTTACAGTTGAGTTTCCTGGGGTTTGCAGGCCCCAGACACTGGTGCGAGGTCAGGCCTAGCAAGCCTTTCTCTGTGGGACTTGCCTCTGACGGTGGAGATCAGGACAGACAGAGTAGCAAGTGATGAGGTTGTGGTTGTCCACTGGTGAAGTACCGACACAGCTGGCGGATTGGGCCCAGCCCGAGCTGCTCGTGGCCAGAGCCAGAACAGATCTCCCTTGGGGCCCTCGCCCTTTCTCCATGGCTGACCCACCTCCCCTTCCTGGGTGTTTTTTCCTCACTGGGGTTTGTGTGACTTATGAAGCTTGGTGTTTTGGTAACCATCTCTGATATTTCCAAGGTCCAGAGTTGTGTggtaaattctttctttcttcccaaagTGGAAACATCATTGTGGCGACCCCAGGCCGCCTGGAGGACATGTTCCGGAGGAAGGATGAGGGCTTGGACCTGGCCAGCTGTGTGAGGTCCCTGGAGGTCCTGGTGCTGGACGAGGCGGACAGACTTCTGGACATGGGGTTTGAAGCAAGGTACCCCATTTTGGGTTTCTTTGACTTGGGGTGTGTAGGTGATGGCTGGAAGAGGAGAGCGGAGTGGAATTCCTTTATCACTTAGTGACTATTGGTTAACCTCATTGATACTTCAGATCACGAGGTAGGTGGACCCTTCAGATTCTGTtaactcaattttatttattttatcttcgATCTTCTTAAAGTGCATTTTCCCCCTGGTTTtcttaggtttttgttgtttttgtttagtaAACGGACTTTTTGCCAGTTGCAGTGGCTTGTGTctactataatcccagtgactctggaggctgaggcaggaggacctcaagtttgaggccagacgggacaacttagtgagaccctgtctgaaaataaaaagtaaaaagtgctgggggtgcagttcagtggtagagcgccactgggttcagtccttagcaccaaaaacaaaacagcaaacaaACCCAGATTTTGGGGGGACGTAATTCACATGGCATACGGTTCACCTACATAAAGTCTACCATACTGTGTTTTTTAGCTTCAAAAAGCTTTGTCCTAATTTTACACTATTACTTGACCTCTGAGTATAAACATGTAGTTTATGCTCATATTGAGAAGCCTCGGAAGAATGAAAGTATAGAGAAACAAACATCACTCATAATCTCAGCTTCCAGTAACGTCAGTTATAGAGATTTGATGGCTTCTCCAAATGCGTCTTTAAATACGTGTTTCATATCATGAAAGCACTGACTGTGACTGTTGCTGAGTGACGGAGTAACTGTAAGATCTCTCGTTTCAGCATAAACACCATTCTGGAGTTTTTGCCAAAGCAGAGAAGAACAGGCCTTTCTCTGCCACACAGACGCAGGAGGTGGAGAACTTGGTGAGAGCAGGCCTCCGGAACCCCGTCCGCATCTCGGTGAAGGAGAAGGGTGTGGCGGCCAACAGCACCCAGAAGACCCCCTCCCGCCTGGAGAACTACTACATGGTGAGCACGGGCTTGTCTGCTCGAGCCTGGGATCCAGAATGATGGCGTTGTCCTAGGGATGTGCTTGAGGCTCACAGGGAAAGTAAGTGTATAAAATGAGACCCTGTGAGCCAGTTGCAATGGCTTAGGCTTGTAATTCggtgagtcaggaggctgaggtaggaggatcacaagttggaggccactCATAGCAtattagcgagaccctgtctcaaaattaaaaaaaaaaaataagcactggggatgtagctcagtggtagagcacccctgggttcaatccccagcacccaaccACCTCCCTCAAGAAAGAGAAGGACCTGTGACACACTAAGAATGCATTTGGAGACAGAACTGGAACCCATGATCTGAATGACAAATGGTCCTACCTTTTGAATGAGTGACTGAGTTAACTTGGGCATAAGTGTACTTTAAGCATGGTCTCCAAGGACAGTGTCTCTGAACTTCCCACCCCAAGTACCAGCTGTTTTTATCACACTGGCCTGGAACCGCATGGTTTGGTACTGTGGTTCCGGGGTTGGTAGCATGTCTGTGCCATGAAAGGACACAGTTAGATACACAAGCCAAACAGAAAATCAGGTGACAGACTACAGGAGCGACCTAGATGTTTTGCTGTGCAGCCTGAAGTTTCCGCGTTTCTGACCTGCATCAGTCCTAGCTGTCATTTTCTGTAGTTGCCTTGCAAGGCAGTGGACAGACTTTGGGAACTTTCTGAACTAGGTAGACTGATTAATCTTCAGACTACAGTCTCTGATTCTGGAGAAAATTGGACCCCTTAAAACTTAAGACTGGTACTCTGGAGaacaagttcaaggttagtctgggcaatttagcaagaccctgtctcaaaataaaaaataaaaaggattggggaagtagttcagtgatagagtgcccctgggttcaatccccagtactgccaaaaacaaaacaaaacaataaataaataaataaaaaagccgAAATTGAaggtcttaattttatttttccttgtattttgcAGGTGTGTAAGGCAGATGAGAAATTTAATCAGCTGGTACATTTTCTTCGAAATCATAAACAGGAAAAACACCTAGTCTTCTTCAGGTAACCCTCTGGGTTCTAGTTGAGAGTCAGGGATTCAACTGCGCCTAGAACATGCAGGTGCAGGTGGCCCTTGGGTTCCAAATTCCATCTAGGATGAATGCTCTTCTCTCAGGGTGTGCTAGGCTGAAAATAATTGAAACCCGACTTCTGTGGCTCTGACAGGAAGGGTTTATTTTCTGTAGTCAGGTGCACAGGTAGGCAGTTTCTGACGTCACGTCTCGGCAGTGTCGGGTAGTGGGTCTGTGGTTGTCTTGGCCTTTCTCTCCTGAACCTCACCTGTAGCTTCCAGGCGGCTACTGTCATGCCCTTGTGTCTGCACTGAAGGCAGAGACAGGAAACGTGGGGCGGGAATGGCAATGTTATTTGTATCAGTCCTTTTCTACCATAAGCAAAAAACCTTCTGGGAGACTCCTCTGCCCTAGCTGACTGACGCTAGTAGAGGCAGGTGAAGAAAGAAGATGTTGGGAATGGCTTGGGCATGGCACCCAGGCTGTCACCGTGGGGTTTGTCCTGTTGTCACAGAGCAGGATAGCAGTGTGTGCGTTCCTCAGCTGAATCAGCCCCAAGTCCACGATGTCTGGGAGGGACCTTCTGCTTCAGCAGACCTGGGTTGTTTGCTGAGCCCTTGGGAATCCCGCTCTCGGAGGCAGGAGCAGTTCTCCAAGAGGAAGGAGAGTAGCTTGAATCTCGCCTGCTTGTCTTACGTCCTTCTTTTCGTCCTGGAGGACCGCTTCAGCTAAGCCTTTCTCAGAGCCGGGGGACCTCTGGCTGGATGTCTTTGGACAGTGGGACACACCCTCAGAGTCTTGACTCGGTCCACCACCTTTCACAGACTCGGGTTTCTGGTGGGGCTTAGCGCGGGTGCTCTCCATTCACCCCTGGGCGTAGGCGGTCCGTCTTCTCACCCTCTTTTAGTGCTCCGGTCCCGTTGcaggagggccaggaggggcATGCCTCTGAGCCCTCTGTCCCCCGACAGCACCTGCGCCTGTGTGGAGTACTATGGGAAGGCTCTGGAGGCCCTGGTGAGGAACGTGAAGATAATGTGCATTCATGGGAAGATGAAGAACAAGCGCAATAAGATCTTCATGGAGTTCCGCACGTTGCAGAGGTGGGCTGGCTTCGCTGGCAAGTTGAGGTCCCTGGCCACGGGCCTTTCTAGGCTCCCACgctcccctttctccctgcctGGGGCCCCCTTCCATCCCATACCCACTATCACACCTCCATAGAGACACCCGGagcccctcctccctgctccctgcacaCTTTGCTGGGCCCCTGGCTTACTGAGCACCCTGCCTGCCGTAACCTCGTGTTCCGTGTGTTCCTGGATTTCCTGGTGCCTGGCTCGGAGGGGTTCTGGTGACTGTCCACTGGAGGAGTGGAGCAGAACAGGGCAGTTCTGTGGGCTCACGGGgacagaagctgcctgtgggtcgTCAAGGTGATGGCCACCCAGCACGGACCTCGTGATTTCCTCATGAGCATagcttgtttctgtttttcttaatcaCTGCACAGCTACATTAAAGAACtccttttttaaatgtgtattttttagttgtacctggacacagtacctttatttttatgtgctgctgaggatggaacccagggcctcacgtgtgctaggcaggcactctagcagtgagccacaacctcagccctacaTTAAAGTacgctttttaaaaattatcatatatatatatatatttttttttttttagttgttgatggacttttttcccaatattttgttttagttgtagatggacataatacctttgttttatttttatgctgtccttttttaaatgtgtattttttagttgtacctggacacagtacctttatttttatgctgtgccgaggatcgaacccagggcctcccgcatgctaggcgagcgctctaccactgagccacaacaccagcccgtTAAAGTACTCCTAAGGGCAAAGTTGAAAGAGGTGTTTCTCCACTTCTGCCGTGTGGGTCTGCGTAAGCTGCGGGCCTCTGTGGCAAGAAATGTGCTGCGCCTTTCCATGGTGGGCTCTGCCCTCAGCCCAGCAGCCCACTGCCAGATTCTGGATACTTTtctcacaaattcaaagacagaaatTCATGGACAACGGAAGGCAAGAGTGAAGGGAATAGGATTTATTCAGGAATAGGAACAGCTCCGGCAGGGTGAGGGGACGACAAGGGGCTGCTGCCCGAGTGTGCTGGGCCAGGCTCCACGTCACGTTTCTGCTGAGGGCTTGGGAAGGTGCCAGTGCTGTTGGTCAGCTCTGCATCTCCGATTGGCTCTGCCTCACCTTCGTTTTCTCACCACTAAAGCAGGAGGTTGAGGTCGTGGGGCTGTGAATACCCGGGGGTCTGGGCCTGGTGCTGTGTGCAGTGGGCATCCACACCAGACCCAGCTGGACCTCCGCGTGCCTCAGGCCCACACTGGCATGGCGGGCTCTCCGCTcctgccctgctcccagcccACCTTGCAGCCTGCCCCGCCTCTGCGCTGTGGCTGCTTGCAAGGACTTGGCTTCAGAACGACAGAGTGAAAGTACCACTGGTTTTCCTGAAGTGGCACCAAGATAGCCCACCAGTTTAGTCTTTCAGTGGAAATACACCGatcaaaaaaaatacttgctttATCTCCTAACCCCCATTTTCTTTGGGAATTTGTAAAGTTATGGAGATTcttaggaggaagaaaaaaataaaatattaccatCAGGGAGTATTAGCTTCTGTGATATGCTTATTAGGtgtttttatctttaataataCAATAGTTATAGGTATAATTATAAGAGTTATGTTGTCAGGCATGTTATTATAGCATcagccagcaactcaggaagctgagacaggaggactggaaGTTCAAGGTCCACCTGgcaatttacttatttatttggtactggagatttaacccagaggtgctttacccatgagctacatccccattttttctagttcttatttttgagacaggatcttgcaaagATGTTCAGTTCCttactaagttactcaggctggccttgaacatgtgatcctcctgcctcagcctccaagtcactgtgattacaggcatgtgctactatgcctggccagcttgggcaacttattaagatcatgtctcaaaaagGGCCGAGGGTGTAGCTTATTGGTAgagtgcctttgagttcaatcccaatactGGGGGGAAACTATTTGCTTCTGTGGATAGTCCAGAGCCTCTGTGTTGCTGTCATCATTGAGGTTGGTAGACTCCCTGAAGGTGACAAGATGACCTCCTTACACTGAACCCTTGTTTTCCTCCTCTAGTGGGATCTTGGTGTGCACTGACGTGATGGCACGCGGGATCGACATTCCCGAAGTGAACTGGGTTTTGCAGTATGACCCTCCCAGCAGCGCCAGGTACTCAGGGTAGAGTGGACCCTCTCTGTTGAGGACTCGAGCTCACTGACTGGGAGTAAGAGGAAGACAAACATAATGACgttcagaatattattttaaatagcaagAATAGATTAATGGGTGAATAACCTGTGGTATATTATTTTCAAGTACTGAAAGTTCTTGCTGAATTGCATAATAGGCTgttttaagtgggaaaaaaacaattcaaaataccATATATGAAAATCACAATTATTTTCCCCAcataaaaaaaatcctgtaacATAAGCTCCTAAGTGATGATAATGGTTActtctgagattacaggtcttttgtattttgttctttataattttcattgcgTCCCAAATTCTCTGTGTGATCCTGTCCTGCCCGTGTGGTCCCAGAGAAGGGGCGAGTTAACACAGGCGTGCTTGAGCCGCGCTGGCACCTGCACTCCTGGCTCCTGTGGTGCCTCTGGTAGCCACTTTCCCATGCTGGTCAGTGGCTGGGTCAGTGTGTGGCCAGAGTCTGGGCTCTGCTCACGGCCACCTGGCTCCTGTCCTGTATCCTCACAGTGCCTTCGTGCATCGCTGTGGCCGCACAGCCCGCATTGGCCATGGGGGCAGCGCGCTGGTGTTTCTCCTGCCCATGGAAGAGTCCTACGTCAATTTCCTGGCGATTAACCAAAAAGTAAGTTGCTTCCCTTTTTGTATAGAATACCCAGTGACAGGGCAGCTGTGACAGTTCTTGTCCCGAGTGTGGTCAAAGGATTAGATCAGGGTGGGTGGGGGGTCTGTTTTGGAACCTGGCTGGCCTTGAGGCTGTGGGGCCAGGGTGGCAGCCAGTCTGCGCCCAGGCCAAGGCCACACTGGGGACATGGCCAGTGTTGCTGTGCTCTCCTGTCAGAGCAGAATCATGGGaaattcattttcagattttcttttaaaaatgtaaaatgcagggactggggatgtagctcagttggtagggcgcttgcctcacaagcacaaggccctgggttcaatccccagcaccacacacacaaaaaaagtaaaacacagggctggggtcgtggctcagtgatagagggcttcCCTAGCAGGGaaggccctgggctcgatcctgagcatcacagaaaaataaaataaaggtatcgtgtccacctacaacttaaaatatatatatttattttaaaaatgtgaaatacaggCCAAGGAACATACTTGGGCTGGATTTAGTCTTCAGGCTTTCAGATTAAAATGGATTATTCTGCCGTTGGTGCTACTGACTGGCTTTGCGGGGGACCCTGGGGATGAGGCCTCAGCCAGGGAGGTGAGAGTGTGGCCTCTGCAGTGTCCCCTGCAGGAGATGAAACTCCAGAGGAACACTGTGGACCTGCTGCCGAGACTCAGGTCCATGGCCCTGGCTGACAGAGCTGTGTTTGAGAAGGGCATGAGAGCTTTCGTGTCCTGCGTCCAGGCCTACGCGAAGCACGAGTGCAGCCTCATCTTCAGGCTGAAGGGTAGGTCGGCTCTTCTGGTTTTACACATACAAAATCGCTTTGCTTGTCACAGCGCGTGGTGTGGATTAGCCTGTTTTCCAAATGTCTCAGGTGGGGTCCTTCCTAGGCTTAGAGTAGTCACTCAACTGACTACGGGGTGCTCAGTGTCCTCTTTCCTGTCACACTGTAATTGTTGGGACTCTCATTAACAGGGTCTGTGAAGTCCTTTGGTCAGAAACATTGTGTTGTGAGGACTCTTCTGTCGTTGGTTCTGTGACCATGTTCTGGTGTGCTAACGCTGGTGTTTTGGTTTAATTAGATCTTGATTTTGCTAGTCTTGCTCGAGGTTTCGCCCTGCTGAGGATGCCCAGGATGCCAGAACTCAGAGGAAAACAGTTTCCGGATTTTGTGCCTGTGGACGTTAATACCGACACGATTCCATTTAAAGATAAGGCTAGAGAAAAGCAGAGGCAGAAACTACTGGagcaacaaagaaaagagaaaacggaaaatgaagggagaagaaaattcattaaaaataaagcttgGTCGAAGCAGAAggccaaaaaggaaaggaagaaaaagatgaatgaaaaaaggaaaagggaagaggtaATAAAGCTTGCAGTTTACTGGCTAAATTTCaacttacaaatttgagcaaatatCATGGTAGAATGTTTGAATGTAATAGAACGTAGGAGTCATGTGAGGCTGTCCCATTTCTTTATTGTGTTGGTCAGCAGGGTGGGAAACATGTTTGTGAAAGCGGACGTGAGCAGAGTTCCTCACTAAAAACTGCTGGGCATTCCTGTGATCTCAGAGACctggaaggccaaggcaggaggactgcaacttggagccagccttggcaacttggcaaggcctcagcaacttaatgactgtctcaaaataaaaaataagggctggacAACCAgggaaacaaaagttgtaccctatgtgtgtataatgaatcaaaacttaaaaaaaaaaaaaaaaaaaattaaaaaaagggctgggaaggtagcttagtggtgagtgcccctggtgttcaatccccaatatccccCCTCcacaccccctcaaaaaaagccTGTTGATTTCACGCTGTTGCTGAGAAATTCAGTTTTTGGTTTCTTGTTTGCACTCAGGGTTCTGATATTGAAGATGAGGACATGGAGGAACTTCTTAATGACACAAGGCTcttgaaaaagtttaagaaagGCAAAATTACTGAAGAAGAATTTGAGAAGGGCTTGTTGACAAGTAGCAAAAGAGCCACAACAGCAGATCTGGGGATCTCAGATTTGGATGATGACTGACTGCTGATTCCAGTGCCTCCGGTGAAGCACAGGTGGGCACAGCTGGCCCCACACTCAGGGGACACAGGAGTGTCCTGGAAGCTGTTCTGTCAACTGGGAGGCAAGGCAGGGACTTCACACCTGGGAATTCCTCCCTAACAGCATACCAGACTTGAAGTCCAAGAAGACAATCTGAGTGTAAATAATAGATGTGTTTATTTTGGGGAGTCACCTGTAACCAAAGCGCTTTTTCCTGAAGTTATTTTGTATACCGAAGCATACTTACTGTAGGCTTTTTAAAGTTCCTAAGGGTGCCTGTAGCCCCTGGACTTCACTAATCCTCTGCCCTGCACAGAGCACCTGCAAAGGTGGGGAGTGTACCGGGAGTCAAGTCTCCAGTGCTGTTTCACTGGTGAACATCTGGAGACCAGGAAACTAATCATTCTGGGGATGAATTAGTGATGGTTTCCGTCTTCTGTTGAGTATTTCGAGTGTATCCTCAGCCAGTGCCTTCATGTGGCATGGCTGGTGACGTCTCACTGCCGTGACTGATGTGTGGGGCCTAAGGTCAGCCTGTAGTATTGAAGCAAATGTATCAAAAGCTTTCAtacaatttatttgaaaagatgcTGAATTTGTTgccaaatatactttttaaaagctgTTTATGACCAAATGTGTTTACAGGAAATTCACATCTTTTACAGATTCAGAACCTGTTTACAGGTACTGCGGCAGGAAGGTGTCTGATGCCTGCGTGCCTGTGTTCTGGGTCCAGTGTTCACTCGCTGGCCAGGTCCTGTccagggcagggagcaggtgCAAGCCAGCAGGTGTCCCTTGCCTTTCTCACAAGCTCCGCACGTGGCACACATCCTGCCAGCTGCTGTCCCTTGGGGTCTGGCTGTGGTGAGGGCCCCTGCTTTTCAGCTGCCTTGCTTTCTTGGATGCTTTTGGCAAATCAGCCTAGAGTGGCACAAGAGAAAGGGTGCTGGACTTGGTCTTCCATCGGGGCAGTGGCCAATAATCTAGCTATTTCTGGACAGTGAAAGTTTCTGGAAGCTCTATGCTCATTTAGGTTTGGTTCTAGAACCAAGAGCACATTTTTGATGGGACTGAGATGAGTAAAAAAGATCCTCCAAGACTTGTGATTGAAGTCCACAGTACACAGGTCTTCCACAGAATGGTTCCTTCTGGCTCACAGGGGTCGAGGCTGCCTGTTCTGCCCCAGGCGCACAGGCTGGACGCTGGTGGAGGACCAGTAGTTACAGATAGAGCTTGATGAGTTCATCGCTGACTGCTGAGGGTGTCAGCACACCCAGGTCTGTGAATAGCAGGGTGATTAGGGAAGGAGAGGTGTAGTCCACCCACGGGTGCTCCTCTCTGAGGTCCTGTCCAGCCTGGGCAGACTTCAGAGTATCTGCCTTGTACTGAGGAGAGAAGAACCTGTGTTAGTCTGCGTGGCACAGCCAGCGATCTGTGCTGCTGTCGGTGTGCTGGTCCCGAGGCTGCTCGGGCAGTGAGTCGGGGAGGGCAGACCTGCCACTGTGAGCCACATCATAGTGGCCTACCAGCCAAGGACGAAGCAAGCAAGAAACCTAAACCACAGGCCCCTCACAACTGCTGGGCTCCCTTCTCCGACCTCCCAAGGCAACCACTTAGAGTAGCCATGGAGAGAAGCCCAGCCAGCCCTGCCAAAAGCTTCCCACCACCATCAGGTAATACCATCCTGTTCCACAGATAAGGAACTGAAGTTCAGCAAAGGGACTTGGTCAAGGCTGCGAGGTTTGTGAAAGGTGGAGGTGGAAGGTGCATGGGCAGTGGACCCCAAGGCTGGGATTCAGCTGCTGgcctcctgccttctctcctgcGCAGAGTGCTGCCTGAGTGAACCAGGCTGAAGAGAGTGAATTCTGGGGAAGGAGGTATCCCTTCAAGTTCAGCATAGACTCAAGGATTCCTTCAGACAGGACAATCTTACCTTAAATTTATCTGGGACGTCTTCCTGGTTTAGTGGGAAGAGCCGCACAAACTTGAAGCTTTCTGCAACTACATAGAAGGGCTTGTTCTGTGCCTTGGCGCACACGGCCATCTGGTGGCTCCCAATCTGGGGGTCAGGAGGTAGAGGGTGAGCTCTGAGCACACTTGaacttgggagcaacagaaagtgTATAGACGAACATAATACGTGATTCTTACTTAGGAATCAGGacccttaaaaaaagaaaatatttctccaaagatcTGCGAATGACCCTTATGTAAGCGCAAAAATGCTCAATATGGTTAGTTGTTGGGGAGGGAAAcgaaatgaaaaccacaatgaggtatgCACACAGCTGCGTGTCCATCAAGAAAACAGTACGCAGTGCTTGCTTTGGCAGCTTGGATACTAAAATTAGCATTCCATATTagtgtgtgtgttaaaaaaaaaaaaaagatagctaggcgtggtggtgcacgcctagaATCcgtgtgactcaggaggccgaggcaggagaatcatgagtcagcttcagcaaaactGAGGTAccaagcaacttggtgagaccctgtctctaaataaatacaaaaaagggctggggatgtggctcaactgttaaatgcctctgggtttaattcctggtatccctccctgccccccaaaataaaaaggtttttgttttatgtatctATCTTAACTACTTAATTACCTAATGGGaaggggttatagctcagtggcagagcacttgcctggcacatgtgaagcactgggttcgatcctcagcaccacataaaattaaataaataaaaataaggtattttgtccatctacaatttaaaaaaattaataaaatttattttagccaAGGGTgctggtgcacacccataatcctagtggctcaggagactgaggcaggaggaactcaaaTTTGAGGCAAGCTGaggcaccttagcaagaccctctcaaattttaaaataataaataaaaataacaataatagtaaaaatggatgagaatgtagctcagtggtagaacgcccctgggttcaatcccagtatggggaaagaaaattcatgaaacTTTTCCAAGTTAAGCAGCAAATAGAGAAACTAATGAAATATACTAAGGTCAAATATATGCTTGgttaaaaacagaaagcaaacaaacTGCACTTTCCAGCTAGAACCTCTTTtgtgaaaatataaatcacaTCGACTTAATTTTTGTAGATCTgtcttttaaggaagaaaatacgAGCTCAATTTGGTTGACTGTGGCAGTGGCCACAGGAACGGAGTGAAGTCCTGATGCCAGGATCAGGAGGGGCGTGAATCAGGACGCAATGCTGTCTGGCACCCCATTAGCAATATAGCTCCTGTCCGGAGCAGGACCTGGGCAGACCGCTGCTCCTACCTTGTTAATAATGCCGCCATTTTCAACGACTCCCTCAGCTCCAACTATGACGAGGTCTACCTTCTCCATGATGTAGCTGAGGAAGGAAGTCAGAAGCGCGTTATGCTTTCTCTCCTTGGATCTAGTTGGCAGCATCATTTCTGATACTCCATTTTCATCATGGCAAGTCCCCCCACAACTGTCTTTGCTCAAAAGGGACTTAGAAGATACCAGGTTCCCTTGAGGAAGGGTCTTTACTGAGAAAAACTTATTATGTGATTGATTGTTCTGAGTtagagggtgggagggatgggttG encodes the following:
- the Ddx55 gene encoding LOW QUALITY PROTEIN: ATP-dependent RNA helicase DDX55 (The sequence of the model RefSeq protein was modified relative to this genomic sequence to represent the inferred CDS: inserted 1 base in 1 codon); this translates as MEVCKDRRVALAGELGPGRLREQRALGARRRRGRAGSGRCAEPAARGAPSLRPGGGACRRKRKRSPVRGVPGGSGGAMEHVTEGSWGSLPVPLHPRVLGALRELGFPCMTPVQSATIPLFMKNKDVAAEAVTGSGKTLAFVIPILEILLRREEKLKRSQVGAIIITPTRELAIQIDEVLSHFTKHFPQFSQILWIGGRNPGEDVERFRRQGGNIIVATPGRLEDMFRRKDEGLDLASCVRSLEVLVLDEADRLLDMGFEASINTILEFLPKQRRTGXFSATQTQEVENLVRAGLRNPVRISVKEKGVAANSTQKTPSRLENYYMVCKADEKFNQLVHFLRNHKQEKHLVFFSTCACVEYYGKALEALVRNVKIMCIHGKMKNKRNKIFMEFRTLQSGILVCTDVMARGIDIPEVNWVLQYDPPSSASAFVHRCGRTARIGHGGSALVFLLPMEESYVNFLAINQKCPLQEMKLQRNTVDLLPRLRSMALADRAVFEKGMRAFVSCVQAYAKHECSLIFRLKDLDFASLARGFALLRMPRMPELRGKQFPDFVPVDVNTDTIPFKDKAREKQRQKLLEQQRKEKTENEGRRKFIKNKAWSKQKAKKERKKKMNEKRKREEGSDIEDEDMEELLNDTRLLKKFKKGKITEEEFEKGLLTSSKRATTADLGISDLDDD